A single region of the Ancylobacter novellus DSM 506 genome encodes:
- a CDS encoding DUF6460 domain-containing protein: MAENQFSRWMGGSPFWVLLRLIALSVVVGVILSALGLDPMNILSSLERLVRHLFNFGFDTVERLWRYFLLGAAIVIPLWLITRLANRGR; this comes from the coding sequence ATGGCTGAGAACCAGTTTTCCCGCTGGATGGGCGGTTCGCCCTTCTGGGTGCTGCTGCGCCTCATCGCGTTGTCGGTTGTGGTCGGCGTCATCCTCTCGGCGCTGGGGCTCGACCCGATGAACATCCTCTCGAGCCTGGAACGCCTCGTCCGCCATCTGTTCAATTTCGGCTTCGACACGGTCGAGCGGCTGTGGCGCTACTTCCTGCTCGGCGCAGCGATCGTCATTCCGCTCTGGCTGATTACGCGCCTGGCGAACCGGGGGCGCTGA